A single genomic interval of Trinickia acidisoli harbors:
- a CDS encoding alpha/beta fold hydrolase — protein sequence MAALAAEPSPQPNAEAPSYGPMLEGFDYPYPVSWFSFDSQQQSLRMAYMNVQPAHPNGHVAVLLHGKNFCSATWQDTIATLVQAGYRVVAPDQIGFCKSTKPLSYQYSFQQLALNTHALLASLGITQAIIVGHSTGGMLAIRYALMYPHETERLVLVDPIGLEDWRAKGVPPISIDQWYARELKVTAQSIRQYERMTYYAGHWSPSYERWVSMLAGLDRGPGKQAVAWNSALLYDMILNQPVVYEFTRIQPPTLLMIGDKDTTAIGKDAAPPEVRATLGHYPALAHEAMHAIPNATLVEFPELGHAPQIQDPGAFHRALLGWLSKPAAAADAVPAH from the coding sequence ATGGCGGCCCTTGCAGCGGAGCCGTCACCTCAACCCAACGCCGAGGCACCGAGCTACGGCCCCATGCTCGAAGGATTCGACTACCCGTATCCCGTCTCGTGGTTCTCGTTCGACTCGCAGCAACAATCGTTGCGCATGGCGTACATGAATGTGCAACCCGCCCATCCGAATGGGCACGTTGCCGTCCTTTTGCACGGCAAGAACTTTTGCTCTGCAACTTGGCAAGACACGATCGCGACGCTCGTCCAAGCAGGCTACCGTGTCGTGGCGCCCGACCAAATCGGTTTTTGCAAATCGACGAAGCCACTCTCCTATCAATACTCGTTTCAGCAGCTCGCGCTGAACACGCATGCGCTGCTCGCTTCGCTCGGTATCACGCAAGCCATCATCGTCGGGCATTCGACCGGCGGGATGCTCGCGATCCGCTACGCGCTCATGTATCCGCACGAAACCGAGCGCCTGGTGCTGGTCGATCCGATCGGCCTCGAAGACTGGCGCGCGAAAGGCGTACCGCCGATCTCGATCGATCAATGGTATGCACGCGAACTGAAAGTCACTGCGCAAAGTATTCGGCAGTACGAACGAATGACTTACTACGCGGGGCATTGGAGCCCCAGCTACGAACGCTGGGTATCGATGCTGGCCGGGCTCGACCGCGGCCCGGGAAAACAAGCCGTCGCATGGAATTCCGCGCTGCTTTACGACATGATCCTCAATCAACCGGTGGTGTATGAATTCACTCGGATTCAACCGCCGACGCTGCTCATGATCGGCGATAAAGACACCACTGCGATCGGAAAAGATGCGGCACCCCCCGAAGTGCGCGCGACGCTCGGGCACTACCCCGCGCTCGCGCACGAGGCGATGCATGCCATTCCCAATGCGACGCTCGTCGAGTTTCCGGAGTTGGGGCACGCGCCGCAGATACAGGACCCCGGGGCGTTTCATCGCGCGTTGCTCGGTTGGCTTTCGAAGCCGGCGGCGGCCGCGGATGCGGTTCCTGCGCATTAG
- a CDS encoding MgtC/SapB family protein — protein METMPLTLDWPSAAARLACALVAGAAFGIDRSESGKAAGLRTTILVCLAACVAMLQANALLDQTGKGQNSFAVLDLMRLPLGILTGMGFIGAGAVLRKDGLVTGVTTAATLWFVTVIGLCFGGGQYRLGVGGSVVGLAVLWGLRFVERKLERRKAAWLTLCYSIGSDCPQRLAEQLARMGCSLEPRGEYVEQRDGTRESRYLVRWKEEFELHSVATSFGELGRVSGATSLQWSMVD, from the coding sequence ATGGAGACGATGCCGCTTACGCTCGACTGGCCTTCCGCCGCCGCACGCCTCGCGTGCGCGCTGGTGGCCGGTGCCGCGTTCGGTATCGATCGCAGCGAGTCGGGTAAGGCAGCGGGATTGCGCACGACGATCCTCGTTTGTCTTGCCGCGTGCGTGGCGATGTTGCAAGCGAACGCGCTGCTCGATCAGACAGGCAAAGGGCAAAACAGCTTCGCGGTTCTCGATTTGATGCGTTTGCCGCTCGGCATTCTGACGGGCATGGGTTTTATCGGCGCGGGTGCTGTGTTGCGCAAGGACGGGCTCGTGACCGGCGTGACGACGGCGGCGACGCTCTGGTTCGTGACCGTGATCGGCCTGTGTTTCGGCGGCGGTCAGTACCGCTTGGGCGTGGGCGGGAGCGTAGTCGGCTTGGCGGTGCTATGGGGGTTGCGTTTCGTCGAGCGCAAGCTGGAGCGTCGCAAGGCTGCATGGCTGACGCTTTGCTATTCGATTGGCTCTGACTGCCCGCAACGATTGGCCGAGCAGCTCGCGCGGATGGGTTGCTCACTCGAGCCGCGTGGAGAATACGTCGAACAACGCGACGGCACGCGCGAGTCGCGCTACCTGGTGCGCTGGAAGGAAGAATTCGAGCTTCATTCCGTTGCGACGTCGTTCGGAGAGTTGGGACGTGTGAGCGGTGCGACATCGCTGCAATGGTCGATGGTCGACTGA
- a CDS encoding UDP-N-acetylglucosamine 1-carboxyvinyltransferase: MSDLIVHGGLPLRGEIIPSANKNAVLPILCATLLTDQPLRLVGVPEITDVKKILDIFRALGSDVSMNFSTGILDLHHHATTFDPVKHHLPEEMRSSIMLVPPLLARFGVARLENDVKGCTLGVREIDPHVEVFERFGARIERTPDSLIVRTQARMAANNHWLDYASVTTTENFVLCAACATGTSTLVNAASEPHVQEFCRFISMLGVPVEGIGTSRLIVEGGRRLGGGEFRFSEDFHEIATFLALGAITGGDIVVKNSAPEQFPLIDRTFAKFGVDLVHRDGWSRALRDGPLRVRRPFTPNILTKVEAAPWPYLPVDLLPIFIALGVRAEGSAMFWNKVYDGAMGWSVELSKFGAHVFLSDPHRLITFGGIPLSPAKVESPYIIRVAIALLMVASSIEGRSVITNALPIRRAHPRFVENLRSVGANVEWTTSD; the protein is encoded by the coding sequence ATGTCCGATCTGATCGTCCATGGCGGCCTCCCGCTTCGCGGAGAGATCATCCCGTCCGCCAATAAGAACGCCGTTCTCCCGATTCTTTGCGCCACCTTGCTGACGGACCAGCCGCTGCGGCTCGTCGGCGTGCCTGAAATTACCGACGTCAAGAAAATCCTCGATATTTTTCGCGCGCTAGGCAGCGACGTATCGATGAATTTCTCGACGGGCATTCTCGATCTGCATCATCACGCCACGACGTTCGACCCCGTCAAGCACCATTTGCCCGAGGAGATGCGCTCGTCGATCATGCTCGTGCCGCCGTTGCTCGCCCGCTTCGGCGTGGCGCGGCTCGAGAACGACGTGAAGGGCTGCACGCTGGGCGTGCGCGAAATCGATCCGCACGTCGAGGTGTTCGAGCGTTTCGGCGCGCGCATCGAGCGCACGCCCGATTCGCTGATCGTGCGCACGCAAGCGCGCATGGCCGCGAACAATCACTGGCTCGACTACGCGTCGGTCACGACCACCGAGAATTTCGTGTTGTGCGCGGCCTGTGCAACGGGTACGTCGACGCTCGTCAATGCCGCTTCCGAGCCGCATGTCCAGGAGTTTTGTCGGTTCATCTCGATGCTCGGCGTGCCCGTGGAAGGTATTGGCACCTCGCGTCTCATCGTTGAAGGCGGCCGTCGGCTCGGCGGCGGAGAGTTTCGCTTCAGCGAGGATTTCCACGAGATCGCAACGTTCCTCGCACTGGGCGCGATCACCGGCGGCGACATCGTCGTCAAGAACAGCGCACCCGAGCAATTTCCACTGATCGACCGTACGTTTGCGAAGTTCGGCGTCGACCTGGTCCATCGCGATGGGTGGTCGCGCGCATTGCGGGATGGACCGCTGCGCGTGCGCAGGCCGTTTACGCCCAACATCTTGACGAAGGTCGAAGCGGCGCCTTGGCCGTATTTGCCCGTCGATCTGCTGCCGATCTTCATTGCGCTCGGCGTGCGCGCCGAAGGCAGCGCGATGTTCTGGAACAAGGTGTACGACGGCGCAATGGGGTGGTCGGTCGAATTGTCGAAGTTCGGTGCGCACGTTTTCCTGTCCGATCCCCATCGGCTCATTACGTTCGGCGGCATCCCGCTGAGCCCGGCGAAAGTCGAAAGCCCCTATATCATCCGCGTCGCGATCGCATTGCTGATGGTGGCTTCGAGTATCGAAGGGCGGTCCGTCATCACGAATGCACTGCCGATCAGGCGCGCTCATCCGCGGTTCGTCGAGAATCTGCGCTCGGTCGGGGCGAATGTCGAATGGACGACGAGCGATTGA
- a CDS encoding amidohydrolase family protein gives MSSISRTGETGGAANPQGQQENAVEGSTGRAKGGPTSTGVVGALVGFTREDGAGRRAIQAANTAIRAPKQTLMELSGSLLLAAAHPGGGRRRGLESAVSSPTFDPMLDELVRVPGGLAYVKADIHTHDRGYDFRKNFTFRQIQNRSKPTSLMMHGSIPQFCGDAHYSSVNAPELTMRFAGKMDRRVADDYTGLYRGYLKAKKKGDAEKATDFAMRLARSDMSLTGVDPSKPGSVAYMRKTLLENPGVFVGVGEWTGDKEFVSTLLGNEAFKFGDPETLKALGFAEQTGMVTLIHNDWGRHGLNEHDLRPEARQVAYEHFDRLIDVVAKFPNANIILAHTGIGRFARPDDAMTKVEVPVMTRAGEQNANGRPSLGKAFEKAKSVGTRLGLSGRNAAAQTTETIEVPEHIARLYEAVKRAPNVKFDVSWNDVGEAYMSDPQMRKGLVDFIVRYPDKVLFGSDSVKPVNEGQYNQALTLLSPLIADVARRDPEAAFKLLRGNYEAVTSDAHERSNAWTDAELTKQFDASTSKRQRKKLIAQLEQIEVMESLRKPVREKLGQEARARFDQWHALLMKGHEASAGVGQATGRSAYQEAHDNLPTPEPQTWEGDPYGAGTARGRQGSMSKAKKTAVAAAGVTVAAGAVAAGVDMHSVPLAATLAMSEAAFAARGVLNAGRAIYTEGLRGKSDRMFEWGEFSDKDLNVFMERLRELGPQFGIEPERIDAAERLTDQFRANHARLTRMPASAFETIPSDPAVGVTNEDREQQKFNVVMSEVGRYQINLDRALGVQATSLNATDPRTRTGRLVRGITAGTLFVNVTDTAALLASGHGGNPAAVAFSVLFGLANTALLGQNLLAYAGGRENMNLETDARSPSRMSQPAAAALLAAASGPWMGNDVAQTVHALMHFQGGTLSEVGEAAGGAFQAATEATVGVTSAQQAASGVKRLRGGQMPSGSGQARPIVRGNLALALREGSSLGRFIATLVRRDG, from the coding sequence ATGTCATCGATTTCGCGAACTGGGGAGACGGGCGGTGCGGCCAATCCGCAAGGACAACAAGAAAACGCCGTCGAGGGATCGACGGGACGGGCGAAAGGCGGCCCCACCAGTACTGGCGTCGTGGGCGCGCTCGTAGGGTTTACACGTGAAGACGGTGCCGGCCGCCGTGCGATCCAAGCAGCGAATACGGCCATTCGTGCCCCGAAGCAGACTTTGATGGAGCTCAGCGGCAGTCTATTGCTTGCCGCCGCTCACCCAGGGGGGGGCAGACGTCGCGGATTGGAGTCGGCGGTCTCGTCGCCGACGTTCGATCCGATGCTGGATGAACTGGTTCGCGTCCCTGGCGGCTTGGCATACGTCAAGGCGGACATTCACACGCACGATCGCGGCTACGACTTTCGTAAGAATTTTACTTTCCGGCAGATCCAAAACCGCTCGAAACCGACATCGCTGATGATGCACGGTTCGATCCCGCAATTTTGCGGGGACGCGCATTACTCGAGCGTGAACGCGCCGGAGCTAACGATGCGATTCGCGGGAAAAATGGACCGCCGTGTCGCCGACGACTACACGGGCTTGTATCGCGGTTATCTAAAGGCAAAGAAAAAAGGCGACGCAGAGAAGGCCACGGACTTTGCCATGCGGCTCGCGCGCTCGGATATGTCGCTTACCGGCGTGGATCCGTCCAAACCCGGCAGTGTCGCATACATGCGCAAGACGCTACTCGAAAATCCCGGCGTATTCGTTGGGGTGGGTGAGTGGACGGGAGACAAGGAGTTCGTCAGCACGTTGCTCGGCAACGAGGCGTTCAAGTTCGGCGATCCCGAAACGTTGAAGGCGCTCGGCTTCGCCGAACAGACGGGGATGGTCACGCTTATCCATAACGACTGGGGACGTCATGGCTTGAATGAACACGATCTGCGTCCCGAGGCGCGTCAGGTCGCGTATGAGCACTTCGATCGCCTCATCGACGTCGTCGCGAAGTTTCCGAACGCGAACATCATCCTCGCGCACACGGGGATCGGGCGGTTTGCGCGACCCGACGACGCGATGACGAAGGTCGAGGTTCCCGTGATGACGCGGGCCGGCGAGCAAAATGCCAACGGAAGACCCAGCTTGGGAAAGGCATTCGAGAAGGCAAAGAGTGTCGGCACGCGGTTAGGGCTAAGTGGCCGCAACGCAGCCGCGCAGACCACCGAAACGATCGAAGTGCCGGAGCATATCGCGAGGCTCTATGAGGCGGTGAAGCGGGCGCCGAACGTGAAATTCGACGTCTCATGGAACGATGTAGGCGAAGCGTATATGTCCGATCCGCAAATGCGCAAAGGGCTCGTCGACTTTATCGTGCGCTATCCGGATAAGGTGTTGTTCGGTAGCGATTCGGTCAAACCCGTCAACGAAGGCCAATACAACCAAGCGCTCACGCTGCTCTCGCCGTTGATTGCCGATGTCGCGCGGCGCGATCCCGAAGCGGCGTTCAAGCTCTTGCGCGGAAATTACGAAGCGGTGACGAGCGATGCGCACGAAAGATCGAACGCCTGGACCGACGCGGAACTCACGAAGCAGTTCGACGCGTCGACTTCAAAGCGCCAGCGCAAGAAATTGATCGCACAACTCGAGCAGATCGAGGTGATGGAAAGTTTGCGAAAGCCGGTTCGCGAAAAGCTCGGACAGGAGGCACGCGCCCGCTTCGACCAGTGGCACGCGTTGTTGATGAAGGGCCACGAGGCTTCGGCAGGCGTGGGGCAGGCTACGGGCAGATCCGCCTACCAAGAGGCGCACGACAATTTGCCAACGCCTGAGCCCCAGACTTGGGAGGGCGACCCGTACGGCGCGGGCACGGCACGTGGCCGACAGGGAAGTATGAGCAAGGCGAAAAAGACTGCCGTCGCGGCAGCGGGGGTAACCGTTGCGGCGGGAGCCGTCGCGGCGGGCGTCGACATGCATTCGGTGCCGCTTGCCGCAACCCTTGCGATGTCCGAAGCCGCTTTCGCCGCGCGCGGCGTGCTCAATGCCGGCCGGGCCATCTATACCGAAGGCTTGCGCGGCAAGTCGGACCGGATGTTCGAGTGGGGTGAGTTCTCCGACAAGGATCTCAACGTCTTTATGGAGCGATTGCGCGAGCTCGGGCCGCAGTTCGGCATCGAGCCTGAGAGAATTGACGCAGCCGAGCGCTTGACCGATCAATTTCGCGCGAATCATGCTCGCTTGACGCGAATGCCGGCATCGGCGTTCGAAACGATACCCTCGGACCCCGCCGTCGGCGTGACGAACGAAGATCGCGAACAGCAAAAGTTCAACGTCGTCATGAGCGAGGTGGGCCGCTATCAAATCAATCTCGATCGGGCGCTTGGTGTTCAGGCGACTTCGCTCAACGCCACGGATCCGCGGACGCGGACGGGTAGGCTCGTGCGCGGGATCACGGCGGGTACGCTGTTCGTCAATGTGACCGACACCGCGGCGCTCCTGGCGAGCGGGCACGGCGGCAATCCCGCTGCGGTTGCGTTCAGCGTGCTGTTCGGTCTTGCCAATACGGCGCTACTCGGCCAGAACCTTCTCGCTTACGCTGGGGGGAGGGAGAACATGAATCTGGAAACGGATGCCCGCTCGCCGTCGCGGATGAGTCAGCCTGCCGCTGCGGCACTGTTGGCGGCGGCCAGCGGGCCTTGGATGGGCAACGATGTCGCGCAGACAGTGCACGCGCTCATGCACTTCCAAGGGGGGACGCTTTCCGAAGTGGGAGAGGCTGCCGGCGGTGCGTTTCAGGCGGCCACGGAAGCTACGGTCGGGGTCACGTCGGCTCAGCAAGCAGCCTCTGGCGTCAAGCGCTTGCGTGGCGGGCAGATGCCTTCCGGCTCGGGGCAAGCGCGGCCTATCGTGAGGGGCAACCTAGCGTTGGCACTGCGCGAAGGCAGCTCGCTCGGGCGGTTTATCGCAACGCTCGTGAGGCGGGACGGCTGA
- a CDS encoding hydantoinase B/oxoprolinase family protein, which produces MEGKSQASGRNETSHADDTILETEERDCRWQFWVDRGGTFTDIVARNPNGELVTHKLLSENPERYRDAVVQGIRDLLGVGADEALPQDKIEVIKMGTTVATNALLERKGARTLLAITRGFADQLRIGYQERPDIFARHIELPSQMYERVIEIDERLDAHGDVLQPLDEIAARAALSEARAAGITSVAIVLMHGYRFHQHELRVAALASECGFTQISVSHQVSPLMKLVGRGDTTVVDAYLSPVLRDYVDRVSQHTGSVRLMFMQSSGGLADADRFRGKDAILSGPAGGIVGAVKTCEAVGERRVIGFDMGGTSTDVAHYDGAYERVFETRVAGVRVRAPMMDIHTVAAGGGSICSFENGRFKVGPESAGAYPGPASYRNGGPLTVTDCNVMLGRVQAHHFPHVFGPNGDLPLDVDIVRQKFAELARQVERETGRSMSPQAVAEGFLAVAVDNMAQAIKTISVERGHDVSDYALCAFGGAGGQHACEVADALGMKRILLHPFAGVLSAFGMGLADIRVLRERAVETVLEAATVEDVRDFYRALETEALDELLAQRMPRDRARVTRAVRLKYQNTDSTLEVAFADDVSMMQAFEALHRKRYGFVMADKPLIIESIVVEAFGATDTTAQIGVAPRAASAIRPDARAAMFVGGREADVPLHARKDLSVGEILEGPALITEEISTIVLQPGWSASLLEDGTLRLDRSGDASTAGAAQRTITTARHPVHLEIFNNIFMSIAQQMGVTLEKTSYSVNMKERLDFSCAIFDRAGGLIANAPHIPVHLGSMSDSVLSVIREHGATMQRGDVFMLNVPYNGGTHLPDITVVMPVYGDDDALLFYVAARGHHGDVGGITPGSMPPNSTTIEEEGVLLDNVKIVAAGTFLERPVRKLFCTGPYPSRNVDQNIADLTAQIAACECGATELMRAVKRYGDDVVLAYMGHVQDNAEDAVRNAIADLSDGQFAYEMDDGAVIRVKVSIDRERRQARVDFTGTSAQRPTNFNAPKSVCKAAVLYVFRTLLTDGIPMNEGVLRPIDIVIPEGSMLNPVYPAAVVAGNVEVSQSITDALYGALQVMAASQGTMNNFTFGNDAQQYYETIAGGSGAGPAHHGTSAVQTHMTNSRMTDPEVIEWRFPVIVEQHAIRTGSGGAGLHVGGNGAVRRIRFRQTMTANILANRRRVPPFGLAGGEAGGVGRNWIERAGGEVEHFGATHTTTVNAGDVFVIETPGGGGYGCPA; this is translated from the coding sequence ATGGAAGGGAAGTCGCAAGCAAGCGGGCGAAACGAAACGTCGCACGCCGACGATACGATCCTCGAGACAGAGGAACGGGATTGCCGCTGGCAATTCTGGGTCGATCGCGGAGGCACGTTTACCGACATCGTCGCCCGCAATCCGAATGGCGAACTCGTCACGCACAAATTGCTCTCGGAGAACCCCGAGCGCTATCGCGACGCGGTCGTACAGGGCATTCGCGATCTTTTGGGTGTCGGCGCCGACGAAGCGTTGCCGCAGGACAAGATCGAAGTCATCAAGATGGGCACGACCGTCGCGACTAACGCACTGCTCGAGCGCAAGGGCGCACGTACGCTGCTCGCGATCACGCGAGGCTTCGCCGATCAACTGCGCATCGGCTATCAGGAGCGGCCCGATATCTTTGCGCGGCATATCGAGCTGCCCTCGCAGATGTACGAGCGCGTGATCGAGATCGACGAGCGCCTCGATGCGCACGGCGACGTGCTCCAGCCGCTCGACGAGATCGCCGCGCGCGCAGCGTTGTCGGAGGCGCGCGCCGCCGGCATCACGTCCGTCGCGATCGTGTTGATGCACGGCTATCGCTTTCATCAACATGAGTTGCGCGTGGCCGCTCTCGCCAGCGAATGCGGCTTCACGCAGATTTCCGTCAGTCATCAAGTCAGCCCGCTGATGAAGCTCGTCGGCCGCGGCGATACGACGGTCGTCGATGCCTATTTGTCGCCCGTGTTGCGCGACTATGTGGACCGCGTGTCTCAGCATACGGGCTCGGTGCGCCTGATGTTCATGCAGTCGAGCGGCGGCCTGGCCGACGCCGACCGCTTTCGCGGCAAGGATGCGATCCTCTCTGGGCCCGCGGGCGGTATCGTCGGCGCCGTCAAGACGTGCGAAGCCGTCGGCGAGCGCCGGGTCATCGGTTTCGACATGGGTGGAACGTCCACCGACGTCGCGCACTACGACGGTGCGTACGAACGCGTGTTCGAAACGCGGGTAGCGGGTGTACGCGTACGGGCGCCGATGATGGACATTCATACGGTCGCGGCGGGCGGCGGCTCCATTTGCAGTTTCGAGAACGGTCGCTTCAAGGTCGGCCCCGAATCGGCCGGCGCTTATCCGGGGCCCGCGAGCTATCGCAACGGCGGCCCCCTCACCGTGACCGATTGCAACGTCATGCTCGGACGCGTGCAAGCGCACCATTTCCCGCACGTTTTCGGCCCCAATGGCGACTTGCCGCTCGACGTGGACATCGTTCGCCAAAAGTTTGCCGAGCTCGCTCGACAAGTCGAACGTGAAACCGGGCGCTCGATGAGCCCTCAAGCGGTGGCGGAAGGGTTTCTCGCGGTTGCCGTCGACAATATGGCGCAAGCCATCAAGACCATCTCCGTCGAACGCGGACATGATGTCTCCGATTACGCGCTGTGCGCATTCGGCGGTGCGGGCGGCCAGCACGCTTGCGAAGTAGCCGACGCGCTCGGCATGAAGCGAATTCTGCTGCATCCGTTCGCCGGGGTGTTGTCCGCGTTCGGCATGGGCCTCGCCGATATCCGCGTGCTGCGCGAGCGCGCCGTCGAGACGGTGCTCGAAGCTGCGACGGTCGAGGACGTGCGCGACTTCTATCGAGCACTCGAAACCGAGGCGCTCGACGAACTCTTGGCCCAACGCATGCCGCGCGACCGCGCCCGCGTGACGCGCGCTGTTCGACTCAAATATCAAAACACCGACTCCACGCTCGAAGTCGCATTCGCCGACGACGTATCGATGATGCAAGCCTTCGAAGCGCTGCATCGCAAGCGTTACGGCTTCGTGATGGCGGACAAGCCGCTGATCATCGAATCGATCGTGGTCGAAGCGTTCGGCGCTACCGACACGACGGCGCAAATCGGTGTCGCGCCGCGCGCCGCAAGCGCGATCCGCCCCGACGCGCGCGCCGCCATGTTCGTCGGCGGCCGTGAGGCGGACGTTCCGCTGCATGCGCGCAAGGATTTGAGCGTGGGCGAGATCCTGGAAGGGCCGGCGCTCATCACCGAAGAGATTTCGACCATCGTGCTGCAACCGGGCTGGTCCGCCAGCTTGCTCGAGGACGGCACGCTGCGCCTGGATCGCAGCGGCGACGCCTCGACGGCCGGCGCCGCGCAGCGCACGATCACCACCGCACGGCATCCCGTGCATCTGGAGATCTTCAACAACATCTTCATGTCGATCGCCCAGCAAATGGGCGTCACGCTGGAGAAGACCTCGTATTCGGTCAACATGAAGGAGCGGCTCGATTTCTCCTGCGCGATCTTCGACCGCGCAGGCGGCCTGATCGCCAATGCGCCGCACATTCCGGTTCACCTCGGCTCGATGAGCGACAGCGTGCTGAGCGTGATCCGCGAGCACGGGGCGACGATGCAGCGCGGCGACGTCTTCATGTTGAACGTTCCCTACAACGGCGGCACGCATCTGCCGGACATTACCGTCGTCATGCCCGTCTACGGCGACGACGACGCATTGCTCTTTTACGTCGCCGCGCGCGGACACCACGGCGACGTGGGCGGCATCACGCCAGGATCGATGCCGCCGAACAGCACGACCATCGAGGAGGAAGGGGTGCTGCTCGATAACGTGAAGATCGTCGCGGCCGGCACGTTCCTCGAGCGGCCCGTACGCAAGCTGTTTTGCACGGGCCCCTATCCGAGCCGCAACGTCGACCAAAACATCGCGGACTTGACGGCGCAAATCGCGGCTTGCGAGTGCGGTGCGACCGAACTCATGCGTGCAGTCAAACGCTACGGCGACGATGTCGTGCTCGCCTACATGGGACACGTGCAGGACAACGCGGAAGACGCCGTGCGCAACGCCATCGCCGATCTGTCCGACGGGCAATTCGCCTACGAGATGGATGACGGCGCGGTGATTCGCGTGAAGGTATCGATCGATCGCGAACGGCGTCAAGCGCGCGTCGATTTCACGGGCACGAGCGCGCAGCGTCCGACGAACTTCAATGCGCCGAAATCGGTCTGCAAAGCCGCGGTGCTCTATGTGTTCCGCACGCTGCTGACCGACGGCATTCCGATGAACGAAGGCGTCTTGCGCCCGATCGACATCGTGATCCCGGAAGGTTCGATGCTGAACCCCGTCTATCCCGCCGCCGTCGTCGCGGGCAACGTCGAGGTCTCGCAATCGATCACGGACGCGCTGTACGGCGCCCTTCAAGTGATGGCCGCCTCGCAAGGCACGATGAACAACTTCACGTTCGGCAACGACGCGCAGCAGTATTACGAGACCATCGCCGGCGGCTCGGGAGCGGGGCCGGCCCACCACGGCACGTCCGCCGTGCAAACGCACATGA